A single genomic interval of Zunongwangia sp. HGR-M22 harbors:
- the hisF gene encoding imidazole glycerol phosphate synthase subunit HisF yields MLTKRIIPCLDIKDGRTVKGVNFVDLRDAGDPVELAAKYAETGADELVFLDISATEERRKTLANLVLRVAEKVNIPFTVGGGISSVEDVDILLKNGADKVSVNSSAVKNPNLINELSQKFGAQCITVAIDAKQVMGQWIVHLVGGKVPTELDLFEWAKEVEQRGAGEILFTSMNNDGTKDGFANIALKKLSEDLNIPIIASGGAGNIQHFVDTFKEGKADAALAASVFHFKEIEIPDLKKELANQGIPVRI; encoded by the coding sequence ATGCTTACAAAAAGAATAATCCCCTGTTTAGATATAAAAGACGGAAGAACTGTTAAAGGTGTTAATTTCGTTGATCTAAGAGACGCTGGTGATCCGGTAGAATTGGCCGCCAAGTATGCTGAAACCGGCGCAGATGAGCTTGTATTTCTGGATATTTCAGCGACAGAAGAACGTCGTAAAACTTTAGCGAATCTTGTTTTGCGAGTGGCAGAAAAGGTAAATATTCCATTTACGGTGGGCGGCGGAATTTCTTCCGTAGAAGATGTCGATATTTTATTGAAGAATGGTGCAGATAAGGTTTCAGTAAACTCTTCCGCAGTAAAAAATCCTAATCTTATTAACGAGCTTTCTCAAAAATTTGGCGCGCAATGTATTACTGTAGCTATCGATGCAAAACAGGTAATGGGGCAGTGGATCGTTCATTTGGTTGGTGGTAAAGTTCCAACCGAACTCGATCTTTTTGAATGGGCCAAGGAAGTAGAACAGCGCGGTGCAGGGGAAATTTTGTTTACATCGATGAATAATGACGGTACTAAAGATGGTTTTGCTAATATTGCACTTAAGAAATTATCTGAAGATCTAAATATCCCGATCATTGCTTCGGGCGGTGCCGGTAATATTCAGCATTTTGTAGACACATTTAAAGAAGGAAAGGCCGATGCAGCTTTGGCAGCAAGTGTTTTTCATTTTAAAGAAATAGAAATTCCGGATCTTAAAAAAGAACTGGCAAATCAGGGAATTCCGGTAAGAATATAA
- a CDS encoding RNA polymerase sigma factor, whose product MEGEPDKNHILWKQIKKGNLEAFQKLYDDYSGTLISFALQYTTDKSLVEDALQDVFVNLYKYRKKLGSISNLRNYLFTAIRREIYKKLQQNSRVYNIEEGRLFDDEPSLEDKIISDEILLEQKIRLAKTLTTLSDKQQRALFLRFNENRSYEEIAAILDISIESSRTLIYRCLKEIRKKI is encoded by the coding sequence ATGGAGGGTGAACCGGATAAAAATCATATTTTATGGAAGCAAATTAAAAAGGGTAACTTAGAGGCTTTCCAAAAGTTATATGATGACTATTCCGGCACTTTAATTTCTTTCGCACTCCAATATACCACAGATAAGAGCCTTGTTGAAGATGCTTTACAAGATGTATTTGTAAATTTGTATAAGTACAGAAAGAAACTTGGAAGTATTTCAAATTTAAGAAATTACCTATTTACGGCGATACGGCGAGAAATCTACAAAAAGCTTCAGCAGAATAGCAGGGTTTATAATATAGAAGAAGGGCGACTTTTTGATGATGAACCATCATTAGAGGATAAGATTATTAGTGATGAAATCCTTTTAGAACAAAAAATAAGATTAGCCAAAACGCTCACAACACTTTCCGATAAACAACAAAGAGCATTGTTTCTGCGCTTCAATGAAAATCGTTCTTACGAGGAAATAGCTGCTATTTTAGATATTTCTATAGAATCTTCTAGAACTTTGATATATAGATGTTTAAAGGAAATTAGAAAAAAAATTTAA
- a CDS encoding thiamine diphosphokinase codes for MKLDRQTYKTQAEVVLFINGQFPKQIPVLDSFKKIYCTDGAYQKLTALKIQPDVVSGDFDSVDREAIASSVTVLETPDQNATDFEKILKIIIEEGYKSVAVYGCSGLEQDHFLGNLNSMLKHKDEIEIRCFDDFGFYFFAEKNIEIIDFQDEIISLFPFPEAKNIYSEGVKYPLHDEDLSITTRIGTRNTITESTARIRFKSGNLLVFVQS; via the coding sequence ATGAAGTTAGATCGGCAAACTTATAAAACCCAAGCGGAAGTTGTTTTATTTATAAACGGACAGTTTCCAAAACAAATTCCTGTTTTAGACAGTTTCAAAAAGATTTATTGCACCGATGGAGCTTATCAAAAACTTACCGCATTAAAAATACAGCCTGATGTTGTTTCCGGTGATTTTGATTCTGTAGATCGCGAGGCAATTGCTTCATCGGTTACTGTTTTGGAAACGCCAGATCAAAATGCGACCGATTTCGAAAAGATTTTAAAAATTATTATCGAAGAAGGCTATAAAAGTGTTGCAGTTTATGGTTGCAGCGGTTTAGAACAGGATCATTTTTTAGGGAATCTTAATTCGATGCTGAAGCATAAAGATGAAATTGAAATTCGCTGTTTTGATGATTTTGGCTTTTATTTTTTTGCTGAAAAGAATATCGAAATTATCGATTTTCAGGATGAAATTATTTCACTATTTCCATTTCCTGAAGCCAAAAATATATATTCTGAAGGGGTGAAATATCCCTTACATGATGAAGATTTAAGCATAACTACCAGAATTGGAACCCGAAATACAATTACCGAGAGTACTGCCCGTATTCGTTTTAAAAGTGGAAATTTGTTAGTGTTTGTACAGTCTTAG
- a CDS encoding RagB/SusD family nutrient uptake outer membrane protein, whose translation MKISKKIVFIIVSMMSFIGCRDYVEVEPVGNSRVLKYTSDYRGLVNNYNMTSAAGGMYAISSEDTEFTEVFGNTVSDIWKNAYTWQNEIFNNDQSDTDWNALYLGIYYSNVVIEGVLESENGTAQEKEAILAQAYVNRAFSYLQLVNIYAEHYDPQGNNDSKAVPLLLTPDLYSSLERNTVAEVYEQIIFDLEDALDNNIVEEPEFNVLPSKAAVYGLLARTYLYMGAYELSLKNALNALALQNTLLNFNAIPSGFDYPILFENPEVILSKKLLNTYQGAPLAAELLESYDEEDLRYSIYTVDGSSFFPQFEGRGYAINFYSYTNGINVGPSVPEMYLIAAETSARLGEVENAINYLNTLREKRYVTDSEYQLTATDANEALRWTFEERKKELIGRGLRWFDQKRLNLDPNFRKTYTRTFQGSTYTLEPNSEGYVFPVFQNYIDLNPELGE comes from the coding sequence ATGAAAATTTCAAAAAAAATAGTTTTTATCATAGTTTCTATGATGTCCTTTATTGGATGTCGAGATTATGTAGAAGTCGAACCAGTAGGAAATAGTCGGGTATTAAAATACACCTCAGATTATAGAGGATTAGTCAATAATTATAATATGACTTCAGCTGCTGGAGGCATGTATGCTATATCTTCAGAAGATACAGAGTTTACAGAAGTTTTTGGAAATACTGTATCTGATATTTGGAAAAATGCTTACACCTGGCAAAACGAAATATTTAATAATGACCAAAGCGATACCGACTGGAACGCATTATATCTTGGTATCTATTATTCGAATGTAGTAATTGAAGGAGTATTGGAAAGTGAAAATGGGACTGCACAAGAAAAAGAAGCAATATTAGCGCAAGCTTATGTGAACAGAGCATTTTCTTATTTACAGTTAGTTAATATTTATGCAGAGCATTATGATCCGCAAGGAAATAATGATTCAAAAGCCGTTCCTTTATTATTAACGCCAGATCTTTATAGCTCTTTAGAAAGAAATACAGTAGCAGAAGTTTATGAGCAAATAATTTTTGACCTGGAAGATGCTCTGGATAATAATATTGTTGAAGAGCCGGAGTTTAATGTACTGCCGTCTAAAGCGGCAGTGTATGGACTGCTAGCCAGGACTTATTTATACATGGGTGCCTACGAATTAAGCTTAAAAAATGCTTTAAACGCTTTAGCACTACAAAATACCTTACTAAACTTCAACGCAATCCCTAGTGGTTTTGACTATCCTATATTATTTGAAAATCCGGAGGTTATCCTTTCTAAGAAATTGCTTAATACCTATCAGGGAGCGCCATTGGCAGCAGAATTATTAGAAAGTTATGATGAAGAAGATTTGCGTTACTCCATTTATACGGTAGATGGATCAAGCTTTTTTCCGCAGTTTGAGGGAAGGGGATATGCTATAAACTTTTATAGTTATACAAATGGAATTAACGTTGGCCCATCAGTGCCTGAAATGTATTTAATAGCCGCAGAAACTTCTGCTCGATTAGGGGAAGTTGAAAACGCTATTAATTATCTTAATACACTACGGGAAAAACGTTACGTTACCGATTCAGAATACCAATTAACGGCAACAGATGCTAATGAAGCATTGCGGTGGACTTTTGAAGAACGTAAAAAAGAGCTTATTGGTAGAGGCTTAAGATGGTTTGATCAAAAGCGCTTAAACCTGGATCCCAACTTTAGAAAAACGTACACGAGAACATTTCAAGGTTCAACATACACTTTAGAGCCAAATAGTGAAGGATATGTTTTTCCTGTCTTTCAAAATTATATTGATCTAAACCCAGAATTAGGTGAATAA
- a CDS encoding TlpA family protein disulfide reductase, protein MKLTKTLRVLPTILVVLLCSISTINCKGQSNSDDQQEGHTVTLSASNASKKDTILNGITLPVIAGHTLHFTYTPKEDLQDIQNIQGLAYTFENFEWNIKDIDMKKVDGDWECSFKVPDNCGFFAFKFYASTDDGLITDTNNDAGYMYTPISSKNEKIPGSSLAWGLFRNKNFNSNFGNYFEDFSASDEASEFWLKKEVQDNPDQLPKFIDTYIHILKVRKPEKFEEIASSILQNFSRNFKDISEKQLVTLKNIYQFELKNTKVSDSINKVLEQRYPKGIEMRSQAFMNANQQGNDGNRYHKLEQFLKNYPSNESVPQNQQFFYNKTYSSLFEHYFLEEKYDKALNLIPEMNFVSINDSYHFTISKAYHFKSVSTENLLKLSTPMIAQLKEKIEDLSYMSGLYWSPNQATENAKNQLDRKLKVHIRILNELGAYENALNAFSHLSKNELYKNSDLNELHIHILQELNKDIKPVLIAAAKANALTPNLTYLLEEEYRKEPQANSNFDTYLSNLKSSNQSTVTSVELISLESPVLVFEDSSGESKIIEGEKDEIIILDFWANWCAPCKKAFPTMYSLDKSYSEDKSVAFYFVNTSEYTSGYRNKSIEYFNTNGYSDLNLVFDLQGESGSNNKTFSRFAELFNSSGIPRKVIIKNGEIRYTSEGYSGNPGELRDEINNVIYLLKNE, encoded by the coding sequence ATGAAATTAACAAAAACTCTAAGAGTACTACCAACTATTTTGGTAGTACTCTTATGCAGTATATCTACTATTAATTGTAAAGGTCAAAGTAACTCTGATGACCAGCAAGAGGGGCATACCGTAACTTTATCAGCTTCGAATGCAAGTAAAAAAGATACTATTTTAAACGGAATTACTTTACCTGTAATAGCAGGGCACACCTTGCATTTTACTTACACTCCTAAGGAAGATTTGCAAGACATTCAAAATATCCAGGGGCTTGCCTATACTTTTGAAAATTTTGAATGGAATATCAAGGATATTGATATGAAAAAAGTGGATGGAGATTGGGAATGCAGCTTCAAAGTTCCTGACAACTGTGGTTTTTTTGCCTTTAAATTTTATGCTAGTACCGACGATGGTTTAATAACCGATACTAATAATGATGCTGGGTATATGTATACCCCAATAAGCTCAAAGAATGAAAAAATACCGGGAAGTAGTTTAGCCTGGGGTTTATTTAGAAATAAAAACTTCAATAGTAATTTTGGTAATTATTTTGAGGATTTTTCAGCTTCAGATGAAGCTTCCGAATTTTGGCTTAAAAAGGAAGTACAAGACAATCCTGATCAATTACCAAAATTTATTGACACTTACATACATATTTTAAAAGTTAGAAAACCGGAAAAGTTCGAAGAAATTGCAAGTTCTATATTACAGAATTTTTCAAGGAATTTTAAAGATATTTCTGAAAAGCAATTAGTCACTTTAAAGAATATCTATCAATTCGAGTTGAAAAACACAAAGGTTTCAGACTCTATAAATAAAGTTTTGGAGCAACGTTATCCTAAAGGAATCGAAATGCGGTCTCAAGCATTTATGAATGCTAATCAACAGGGTAATGATGGGAATAGATATCACAAATTAGAACAATTTTTAAAAAACTATCCAAGCAACGAATCTGTACCTCAAAATCAGCAATTCTTTTATAATAAAACATATTCCTCTCTTTTTGAGCATTATTTTCTAGAAGAGAAATATGACAAAGCATTGAATCTAATCCCAGAAATGAATTTTGTTAGCATCAATGACAGTTATCACTTTACTATTTCTAAAGCATATCATTTTAAAAGTGTATCTACAGAAAATCTTCTAAAGTTATCCACACCAATGATAGCCCAGTTAAAGGAAAAAATAGAGGATCTATCGTATATGTCTGGTTTATATTGGTCGCCTAACCAAGCTACCGAGAATGCTAAAAATCAATTAGACCGAAAATTAAAGGTGCATATTAGAATACTAAATGAATTAGGAGCATATGAGAATGCATTAAATGCCTTTAGCCATTTATCTAAAAACGAATTGTATAAGAATTCAGATTTAAATGAACTTCATATTCATATTCTGCAAGAGCTTAATAAGGACATAAAACCTGTTTTAATTGCGGCTGCAAAAGCTAATGCATTAACGCCAAATCTTACCTATTTGTTAGAAGAGGAATATCGTAAGGAACCTCAGGCAAACTCAAATTTCGATACTTATTTATCTAATTTAAAATCGTCAAATCAAAGTACTGTAACTTCAGTAGAATTAATTTCATTAGAATCTCCGGTTTTAGTTTTTGAAGATTCTTCAGGAGAATCCAAAATTATCGAGGGTGAAAAAGATGAGATTATCATTTTAGATTTTTGGGCTAATTGGTGCGCACCTTGTAAAAAGGCCTTTCCTACCATGTATAGTTTAGATAAAAGTTATAGTGAAGATAAAAGTGTAGCGTTTTATTTTGTGAATACATCAGAGTATACTTCAGGTTATAGAAATAAATCCATCGAATATTTTAATACGAATGGTTATTCAGATTTAAATTTGGTATTCGATCTACAGGGGGAGAGCGGCTCCAATAATAAAACATTTTCGAGATTTGCAGAACTCTTTAATTCTAGCGGAATTCCAAGAAAAGTAATAATTAAAAACGGAGAAATTCGATATACTTCAGAAGGGTATAGCGGAAATCCTGGAGAGCTAAGGGACGAAATTAACAATGTGATTTACCTTTTAAAAAACGAATAG
- a CDS encoding FecR family protein: MNINFDKISQQNLQKSKDNIFKKIDLLRKEERRLLRRKRIYSGVAASVVFLIVTGLLYDFKTTSVSALDEFVETSIPESLSNDKVELILSSNEKVELEDSTKITYSASGNSVRLSSRAQVSEINTENKISFNTLTVPYGKNTEIQLADGSKVWLNAGSKLIYPNKFDGDHREVYLEGEAIFDVSHSDKKPFLVKTKACVVEVLGTLFDVKSYKEDDVVETTLARGKVRVSYLEEGIFGNKKIQEDLSPGNKAIFYKGKTGFDLETADVSATMSWRDGYIVFKSEPLDEILDKLSRYYNVKFYTSGIINEDARYSGSFYLNDDILNVTKILTSITDHYCYLDAENQTIIIE, translated from the coding sequence TTGAATATTAATTTCGATAAAATTTCGCAACAAAATCTGCAAAAATCAAAAGATAATATCTTTAAAAAGATTGATTTGTTGCGAAAAGAAGAAAGGCGATTACTTCGTAGAAAACGTATTTATTCTGGTGTAGCCGCTAGTGTTGTTTTTTTGATTGTTACCGGACTATTATATGACTTCAAAACTACAAGTGTATCAGCATTAGACGAGTTTGTAGAAACAAGTATTCCGGAATCTTTAAGTAATGATAAAGTAGAATTGATTTTATCATCTAATGAAAAAGTGGAATTGGAAGACAGCACAAAAATTACTTATAGTGCATCTGGAAATTCTGTACGCTTATCTTCAAGAGCTCAGGTTTCAGAAATTAATACTGAAAATAAAATTTCTTTTAATACTCTAACAGTTCCTTACGGTAAGAATACAGAGATACAACTGGCTGATGGTTCTAAAGTTTGGTTAAATGCGGGTTCTAAATTAATCTATCCTAATAAGTTTGATGGAGATCATAGGGAGGTTTATCTTGAAGGTGAAGCCATATTTGACGTTTCCCACAGCGATAAAAAACCTTTTTTAGTAAAAACCAAAGCTTGTGTCGTAGAAGTATTAGGAACGTTGTTTGACGTTAAAAGCTATAAGGAAGATGATGTTGTTGAAACTACTTTGGCTAGAGGGAAAGTAAGAGTTAGTTATTTAGAGGAAGGTATTTTTGGGAATAAAAAAATTCAGGAAGATTTAAGCCCAGGTAACAAAGCGATTTTTTATAAAGGTAAAACAGGCTTTGATCTAGAGACTGCAGATGTTTCAGCAACCATGTCTTGGCGAGATGGATATATTGTATTTAAGAGCGAACCATTAGATGAAATTCTTGATAAATTATCTCGCTATTATAATGTGAAATTTTATACGAGCGGAATTATTAACGAAGATGCAAGATATTCTGGTTCATTTTATTTAAATGATGATATCTTGAATGTAACTAAAATTCTAACAAGTATAACAGATCATTACTGTTATTTGGATGCTGAAAATCAAACAATAATTATTGAATAA
- the hisIE gene encoding bifunctional phosphoribosyl-AMP cyclohydrolase/phosphoribosyl-ATP diphosphatase HisIE translates to MNIDFDKNNDGLVPAIIQDATTKKVLMLGYMNEEAYLKTNETKKVTFYSRTKNRLWTKGEESGNFLHLVSIKNDCDNDTLLVMVNPQGPTCHKGTDTCWGEKNEASFGFLSDLEGVIAQRKKMSEVEPELRKDKDSYVVSLFDKGMNKIAQKVGEEAVEVVIEAKDNDENLFLNESADLLFHYLILLKAKGYELKDVVKVLEERH, encoded by the coding sequence ATGAATATCGATTTTGATAAAAATAACGACGGATTAGTACCCGCAATCATTCAGGATGCAACCACCAAAAAGGTCTTGATGTTGGGGTACATGAATGAAGAAGCTTATCTAAAAACCAACGAAACAAAAAAAGTTACTTTTTATAGTCGTACTAAAAACCGTTTGTGGACCAAAGGTGAAGAAAGTGGAAACTTTTTGCACCTGGTTTCTATAAAAAATGATTGCGATAATGATACGCTTTTGGTAATGGTGAATCCGCAAGGTCCAACATGTCATAAAGGAACCGATACCTGTTGGGGCGAAAAAAATGAAGCTTCTTTTGGATTTTTATCCGATTTAGAAGGGGTTATTGCGCAACGTAAAAAAATGAGTGAAGTAGAGCCTGAATTGCGTAAAGACAAGGATTCGTATGTAGTATCACTTTTTGATAAAGGGATGAATAAAATCGCTCAAAAAGTAGGGGAAGAAGCTGTTGAGGTGGTAATTGAGGCTAAGGATAACGACGAAAATCTTTTCCTTAACGAAAGTGCAGATTTGCTGTTTCATTATTTAATTCTTTTAAAAGCCAAAGGCTACGAATTAAAAGATGTGGTGAAAGTTTTAGAAGAACGCCACTAG
- a CDS encoding SusC/RagA family TonB-linked outer membrane protein, which yields MNKKHDSSALLPKKCTKGLCLKFLKLSLFICLAVTSTFNMYAKQFQGPIAINVKNVSLANFISELEAKSDYVFLYDDKVNSSAAPITINISAPLESILKQAFKSSNITYNIIDNQVVIKYKEAPQQKMYTVKGTVTDEYGIPLLGVNILIDGTNNWGLSKENGEFSLEIFPDDILIFRYLGFESQKIAVDGKKRLDVVLKQDITQLGQVELVASNGYTKIPKEQTTGALNVMTNEEIEEIPTVDLNQRLEGKIPGLKVDPRTGALSIRGLTSYNGNNSPLIVIDGFPMPLEDFKLSKRGVSGSSILSYLNPEDIETITVLKDASAAAIWGSRAANGVIVITTKQGKSSDPTVSISSTITYGEKIDLDKLRVMNAAQYVDFETDLIEKGYLLDNSTNWQSENPSAAQNAIFQFQRGEITASQRDNILQNLSGRNNLSQINEYLLQNSFTQQYDISVSGGNKRNTYFISAGYNEDDATMKSNESNSYNVTVNNTFQLKDFLRLETGLNYVSSKYQENTTANAALSNVDKSALRPYDYIVDENGKSLDKYFLFSNQVAKDFENQGYLPFSYNYLDQLNFSNVRSDGQNIRINAKLTATITDWLDVEGSGMYTSIINESGTLNELDSYYTRILLNEATSIDPNNGKLVYGIPYGAYLNTAREKNESQSLRFQANVNKKLWEDHMIDWLAGAEIREERREGSARDWYGYDVNVNTSKDVNETEYYTTIYGWQTLLGSSNNSILKYRDRYLSYYSLLSYNYKDRFHLSGSIRLDDYNLLGASRSNRALPLWSVGGKWNFNNENFMKNINWLDNGAFRLSYGKSGSAPAGGFGFSNTIISVGTNDFDTELPLTSISLPANSKLKWQTTNTLNLGLDFSILKGKLSGSLDVYTKKTKDILSNFPFNPTYGFSYLQYNTGTMEGNGIDIGLNAILVDTDNFKWNSNLNFAYADNEITDSRFEITSASQLINQSQILNKPLGSVYAYRWAGLDATGQSLIYDNDGNTIDSSEGILSVEKEDLKYMGTVNAPYFGGFMNNFSYKGISLGVQITYYFGHVFRNQVLQNYPSFSGVHYGAIGKDELIVDRWRAPGDEANTNVPGLDNLNFNSINRYKLADINVLSADNIRLQQLSLGYNIPAKWLKDKFINAVNLNLAARNIGLIWTKNDLDIDPMYLSTNNYNTLPPQRSYTFQISCSF from the coding sequence ATGAATAAAAAACATGATAGTAGCGCTTTATTGCCAAAAAAGTGCACTAAGGGATTGTGTTTAAAATTCCTGAAATTATCTCTTTTTATATGCTTAGCAGTAACTTCTACTTTTAATATGTATGCTAAGCAATTTCAAGGCCCTATAGCAATTAACGTTAAAAATGTAAGCTTAGCTAATTTTATAAGCGAATTGGAAGCTAAGAGCGATTATGTTTTTTTGTATGATGATAAAGTTAATAGCTCAGCTGCACCAATTACCATAAATATTAGTGCGCCATTAGAAAGTATTCTTAAGCAGGCATTTAAATCATCTAATATTACGTATAATATCATCGATAATCAGGTGGTTATTAAGTACAAGGAAGCGCCACAGCAAAAAATGTATACTGTTAAGGGAACTGTTACAGATGAATATGGCATTCCTTTGCTTGGTGTTAATATTTTAATTGACGGTACAAATAACTGGGGATTAAGTAAGGAAAATGGAGAATTTTCATTGGAAATCTTTCCTGATGACATCCTAATATTTAGATATCTGGGATTTGAATCGCAGAAAATAGCTGTAGATGGTAAAAAAAGATTAGATGTCGTATTGAAGCAGGATATTACACAATTGGGGCAGGTCGAGTTAGTGGCTTCAAATGGATATACAAAAATTCCTAAAGAACAAACTACTGGTGCTTTAAACGTGATGACTAATGAAGAAATAGAGGAAATACCTACTGTAGATCTTAATCAGCGCTTAGAAGGAAAAATCCCAGGCCTTAAAGTAGACCCTAGAACAGGCGCTTTGAGTATACGAGGTTTAACCAGTTATAACGGTAATAATTCACCATTGATAGTGATTGACGGTTTTCCAATGCCTTTAGAAGATTTTAAACTTAGTAAAAGAGGAGTTTCAGGTAGTTCCATTTTAAGTTACTTAAATCCAGAGGATATAGAAACAATTACAGTATTAAAAGATGCATCTGCCGCTGCAATCTGGGGATCCAGAGCTGCAAACGGTGTAATCGTAATCACTACCAAACAAGGAAAATCTTCAGACCCAACGGTAAGTATAAGTTCTACAATTACCTACGGGGAGAAGATAGATTTGGATAAATTACGGGTAATGAATGCTGCACAGTATGTAGATTTTGAAACTGATTTAATCGAAAAGGGCTATTTGTTAGACAATAGTACTAATTGGCAATCTGAAAACCCAAGTGCTGCACAAAACGCGATCTTCCAATTCCAACGAGGAGAGATTACCGCAAGCCAGCGTGACAATATTTTACAAAACCTTTCCGGTAGAAATAATCTTAGCCAAATTAATGAATATTTGTTACAAAACTCGTTTACACAGCAGTATGATATTTCAGTCTCAGGCGGTAATAAACGTAATACTTATTTTATTTCAGCAGGATATAATGAAGATGATGCAACGATGAAGTCTAATGAATCTAATTCTTATAATGTTACGGTAAATAACACGTTTCAATTAAAAGATTTCCTTCGTTTGGAAACAGGGCTTAATTATGTTTCTTCAAAATATCAAGAAAACACTACAGCGAATGCTGCACTATCTAATGTAGATAAAAGTGCGCTTAGACCTTACGACTATATTGTTGATGAGAATGGAAAAAGTCTAGATAAGTATTTTTTGTTTTCCAACCAGGTAGCGAAAGATTTCGAGAATCAGGGATATTTACCATTTTCTTATAATTATTTAGATCAATTGAATTTTTCGAATGTTAGAAGTGATGGACAAAATATTAGAATTAATGCAAAGTTAACCGCAACTATTACTGACTGGTTAGATGTTGAAGGTTCTGGAATGTATACTTCTATTATTAATGAATCTGGTACTTTAAATGAATTAGATAGTTATTACACCCGTATTCTTTTAAACGAAGCTACTTCAATAGATCCTAACAATGGTAAATTGGTTTACGGGATTCCTTATGGAGCATATCTAAATACAGCAAGAGAAAAAAATGAATCTCAAAGTTTGAGATTTCAGGCAAACGTGAATAAGAAACTGTGGGAGGATCATATGATCGACTGGTTGGCAGGAGCTGAAATTAGGGAAGAGCGTAGGGAAGGAAGCGCTAGGGACTGGTACGGTTATGATGTAAATGTTAACACATCAAAAGATGTAAATGAGACTGAATATTATACTACTATTTATGGATGGCAAACACTTTTAGGAAGTTCTAATAATAGCATTCTAAAATATAGAGATAGGTATTTATCTTACTATAGTTTACTGTCTTATAATTATAAAGATCGTTTTCATCTTTCAGGAAGTATTCGTTTAGACGATTACAATTTATTAGGAGCCTCCCGTTCTAATAGAGCTTTACCGCTATGGTCTGTAGGAGGGAAATGGAATTTCAATAATGAAAATTTCATGAAAAATATTAATTGGTTGGATAATGGTGCTTTTAGACTAAGTTATGGAAAATCTGGATCGGCACCTGCAGGAGGTTTTGGTTTTAGTAATACAATAATTTCTGTAGGAACTAATGATTTTGATACAGAGCTTCCATTAACATCTATAAGTTTACCCGCAAATTCAAAATTAAAATGGCAAACAACCAATACTCTAAATTTAGGATTAGATTTTTCTATTCTTAAAGGAAAATTGTCTGGTAGTCTTGATGTATATACTAAAAAAACCAAGGATATTTTAAGCAACTTTCCTTTTAATCCTACCTATGGCTTTTCTTACCTACAATATAACACGGGAACTATGGAAGGTAATGGAATCGATATTGGGTTGAATGCAATTTTAGTTGATACTGATAATTTTAAATGGAACAGTAATCTGAATTTTGCTTACGCGGATAATGAAATTACCGATTCTAGATTCGAAATTACTAGTGCTTCGCAATTAATAAATCAATCGCAGATTTTAAATAAGCCATTGGGTAGTGTTTATGCCTACAGATGGGCAGGTTTAGATGCTACCGGGCAAAGTTTGATTTACGATAATGATGGAAACACCATAGATTCTTCAGAAGGTATTTTGAGTGTAGAGAAGGAAGATTTAAAATATATGGGCACTGTAAACGCACCTTACTTTGGTGGTTTTATGAATAATTTTAGTTATAAAGGAATTTCTTTAGGCGTCCAGATTACATATTATTTCGGTCATGTATTTCGCAATCAGGTGTTGCAAAATTATCCTTCTTTTAGCGGAGTTCATTATGGAGCTATAGGAAAGGATGAACTTATTGTGGATAGATGGAGAGCACCGGGCGACGAGGCGAATACTAATGTTCCCGGCTTAGACAATTTAAACTTCAATAGTATAAATCGATATAAACTAGCCGACATTAATGTGCTTTCGGCAGATAATATACGTTTACAACAGCTTTCTTTGGGATATAATATTCCTGCTAAATGGTTAAAAGATAAGTTTATAAACGCTGTTAACCTGAACCTGGCTGCTAGAAATATTGGGCTTATCTGGACAAAGAATGATCTGGATATCGATCCTATGTATCTTTCTACCAATAACTATAATACACTGCCACCACAGCGTTCATATACCTTTCAAATAAGTTGTAGTTTCTAA